The Onychomys torridus chromosome 4, mOncTor1.1, whole genome shotgun sequence genome includes a window with the following:
- the LOC118583048 gene encoding WAP four-disulfide core domain protein 6A isoform X1, translating into MRLWGLLTFLVPFIFLWGIWEPELAEGFLMKSCPRVRIKCEIEERNECTRHRHCPDKKRCCIFSCGKKCLDLREDICSLPPDPGPCLAYLPRWWYNKETELCTEFIYGGCQGNPNNFQTEAMCRVVCKKKRQYSWI; encoded by the exons ATGAGACTCTGGGGACTTCTGACATTCCTGGTCCCTTTCATCTTCCTATGGGGCATCTGGGAACCTGAGCTGGCTGAGGGGTTCCTAATGA AATCATGCCCAAGAGTCAGAATAAAGTGTGAAATCGAAGAAAGAAATGAGTGTACGAGGCACCGACACTGTCCAGACAAGAAGAGATGCTGCATATTCAGCTGTGGAAAGAAATGCTTAGACCTCAGAGAAG ATATATGCAGTCTGCCACCAGATCCGGGCCCCTGTTTGGCTTACTTACCGCGCTGGTGGTATAATAAAGAAACTGAGCTCTGTACCGAATTCATCTATGGTGGTTGCCAAGGGAACCCTAATAACTTCCAGACTGAAGCTATGTGTAGAGTTGTCTGCAAAAAGAAAC GCCAATATTCCTGGATATGA
- the LOC118583048 gene encoding WAP four-disulfide core domain protein 6A isoform X2, with product MRLWGLLTFLVPFIFLWGIWEPELAEGFLMKSCPRVRIKCEIEERNECTRHRHCPDKKRCCIFSCGKKCLDLREDICSLPPDPGPCLAYLPRWWYNKETELCTEFIYGGCQGNPNNFQTEAMCRVVCKKKQISSWL from the exons ATGAGACTCTGGGGACTTCTGACATTCCTGGTCCCTTTCATCTTCCTATGGGGCATCTGGGAACCTGAGCTGGCTGAGGGGTTCCTAATGA AATCATGCCCAAGAGTCAGAATAAAGTGTGAAATCGAAGAAAGAAATGAGTGTACGAGGCACCGACACTGTCCAGACAAGAAGAGATGCTGCATATTCAGCTGTGGAAAGAAATGCTTAGACCTCAGAGAAG ATATATGCAGTCTGCCACCAGATCCGGGCCCCTGTTTGGCTTACTTACCGCGCTGGTGGTATAATAAAGAAACTGAGCTCTGTACCGAATTCATCTATGGTGGTTGCCAAGGGAACCCTAATAACTTCCAGACTGAAGCTATGTGTAGAGTTGTCTGCAAAAAGAAAC agatTTCCTCTTGGCTTTAA